A region of Myxococcus stipitatus DSM 14675 DNA encodes the following proteins:
- a CDS encoding Rieske 2Fe-2S domain-containing protein: protein MSSRFPFPRYPDGWFQVAYTHELAPGAVMPLRYFGKDLVLFRPEAPEGTPLLPAPHVLDAHCPHLGAHLGHGGKVVDGCIQCPFHAWRFEGEGGCASIPYAQKIPPGARLRSWPVREVNGLIMVWHHGAQRPPSWEVPHVPEFQHPEWTDYELRRWQVRTHNQEMTENAVDLAHLHYLHGTAELPVTLADAREHVLHVVSNIVMKTPFGRTQGTIEVDAHGFGFTLTRFKGIVETLLVNSVTTIDEDSVDVRFAFLVKKLPHKDATSTVGQAFMAEIERQLEQDIPIWENKVYVHPPLLVSGDGPIGMFRRWAGQFYSEPRLVPVAARLAESG from the coding sequence GTGAGCAGCCGGTTCCCGTTTCCGCGCTATCCCGATGGCTGGTTCCAGGTCGCCTACACCCACGAGCTGGCGCCGGGCGCGGTGATGCCCCTGCGTTACTTCGGCAAGGACCTGGTCCTGTTCCGTCCCGAGGCCCCCGAAGGAACCCCGCTGCTCCCCGCGCCCCATGTCCTCGATGCGCACTGTCCCCATCTGGGCGCCCATCTGGGACATGGCGGCAAGGTGGTGGACGGCTGCATCCAGTGTCCCTTCCATGCCTGGCGTTTCGAGGGCGAAGGCGGCTGCGCGTCCATCCCCTACGCGCAGAAGATTCCTCCCGGCGCCCGGCTCCGCTCCTGGCCGGTGCGCGAGGTGAACGGCCTCATCATGGTGTGGCACCACGGCGCGCAGCGGCCTCCCTCGTGGGAGGTCCCCCATGTCCCCGAGTTCCAGCATCCCGAGTGGACGGACTACGAGCTTCGCCGCTGGCAGGTCCGGACCCACAACCAGGAGATGACCGAGAACGCGGTGGACCTGGCGCATCTGCACTACCTGCACGGCACCGCGGAGCTGCCTGTCACCCTGGCGGATGCGCGGGAGCATGTCCTGCACGTCGTCTCGAACATCGTGATGAAGACGCCGTTCGGCCGCACCCAGGGGACCATCGAGGTGGACGCCCACGGCTTCGGCTTCACGCTCACGCGCTTCAAGGGCATCGTCGAGACGCTCCTCGTCAACAGCGTCACCACCATCGACGAGGACTCCGTGGACGTTCGCTTCGCCTTCCTGGTGAAGAAGCTGCCGCACAAGGACGCCACGAGCACCGTGGGCCAGGCCTTCATGGCGGAGATCGAGCGGCAGCTCGAGCAGGACATCCCCATCTGGGAGAACAAGGTCTACGTCCATCCCCCGCTGCTCGTGAGCGGAGATGGGCCCATCGGCATGTTCCGCAGATGGGCGGGGCAGTTCTACTCGGAGCCGCGCCTCGTGCCCGTGGCGGCGCGCCTCGCCGAGTCGGGGTGA
- a CDS encoding FAD-dependent oxidoreductase has protein sequence MSLEEVDADVVVVGAGAAGLMAALTASDAGARVVLVEKTHKLGGTAAVSGGVVWIPNNHRMARLGISDSRDAAFGYVRKLADGRSEEGPLGAFIDTAPAMFRFLEARTPVRLEPLGVYPDYHSEFAGGRTGGRSLDPGLFDANRLRGWKDSLRRGPLHGTAALTVAEAAEWGVFTRPRELPIDVLAERARQGLVGYGAALVGGLLEALLERGVELRPGVAGRELLVEARRVVGLRAERAGQSLLLRARRGVILASGGFEWNKSMASRFLAGPLTHPLSPPANEGDGLAMAMALGADLGNMSEAWWCPALAIPGESYEGQPLSRADFSARCLPHSLLVNRAGRRFANEAQNYNDLVKTFFTFDPVGYERPNLPAWLIVDQSFRDRYALGSLLPGSATPPWLARADSLEELARRIDISPEGLADTVKQFNPPAREGEDPLFRRGGSAYERFHGDRAHRPSPNLGPLERPPFYALQVFAGALGTKGGVRVDAHARVLRVDGSPIDGLYAAGNVMASVMGAGYPGAGSTLGAAMTFGFIAARHAVGARAHQGGDT, from the coding sequence GTGTCCTTGGAGGAGGTGGATGCGGACGTGGTGGTGGTGGGCGCGGGGGCGGCGGGCCTCATGGCCGCGCTCACCGCGAGCGACGCCGGTGCTCGGGTGGTCTTGGTGGAGAAGACGCACAAGCTCGGGGGCACGGCGGCCGTCTCCGGGGGCGTCGTGTGGATTCCGAACAACCACCGCATGGCTCGCCTGGGCATCTCCGACTCGCGAGACGCGGCCTTCGGCTATGTGCGGAAGCTCGCCGATGGGAGGAGTGAGGAGGGACCGCTCGGTGCGTTCATCGACACCGCCCCCGCGATGTTCCGCTTCCTGGAAGCGCGCACTCCCGTGCGCCTCGAGCCCCTCGGGGTCTACCCGGACTATCACTCTGAATTCGCGGGAGGGAGGACGGGAGGGCGCTCGCTCGACCCGGGCCTCTTCGACGCCAACCGCTTGAGAGGATGGAAGGACTCGCTGCGCCGCGGTCCGCTTCATGGAACCGCCGCGCTGACCGTGGCGGAGGCGGCCGAGTGGGGCGTCTTCACCCGGCCTCGTGAGCTTCCCATCGACGTCCTGGCGGAGCGCGCACGTCAGGGGCTCGTGGGCTATGGCGCGGCGCTCGTGGGCGGGCTGCTCGAGGCGCTCCTCGAGCGCGGTGTCGAGCTTCGGCCGGGGGTGGCGGGGCGGGAGCTCCTGGTCGAGGCGCGGCGTGTGGTGGGCCTGCGCGCGGAGAGGGCAGGGCAGTCCTTGCTGCTCAGGGCCCGGCGCGGAGTCATCCTGGCCAGCGGCGGCTTCGAGTGGAACAAGTCCATGGCCTCGCGCTTTCTCGCGGGCCCGCTCACCCATCCGCTCAGTCCCCCCGCGAATGAGGGCGACGGCCTCGCGATGGCCATGGCCCTGGGCGCGGACCTGGGCAACATGAGCGAGGCCTGGTGGTGCCCCGCGCTCGCCATCCCCGGCGAGTCCTATGAGGGCCAGCCGCTGAGCCGCGCGGACTTCTCCGCTCGCTGTCTCCCTCACTCGCTGCTGGTGAACCGGGCAGGCCGTCGCTTCGCGAACGAGGCGCAGAACTACAACGACCTGGTGAAGACCTTCTTCACCTTCGACCCCGTGGGCTACGAGCGGCCCAACCTGCCGGCCTGGCTCATCGTCGACCAGTCCTTCCGCGACAGGTACGCCCTCGGCAGCCTCCTCCCTGGCAGCGCGACTCCGCCGTGGCTCGCGAGAGCCGATTCGTTGGAGGAGCTCGCCCGGCGCATCGACATCTCTCCCGAGGGACTCGCCGACACGGTGAAGCAGTTCAACCCGCCCGCTCGCGAGGGAGAGGACCCGCTGTTCCGCCGAGGGGGCAGCGCCTACGAGCGCTTCCACGGCGACCGAGCCCACCGGCCCAGCCCCAACCTGGGCCCCCTCGAACGGCCACCGTTCTACGCGTTGCAGGTCTTCGCCGGTGCGCTCGGGACGAAAGGCGGCGTGCGAGTCGATGCCCACGCGCGTGTCCTCCGCGTCGACGGTTCACCCATCGACGGGCTCTATGCCGCGGGCAACGTGATGGCGTCGGTGATGGGCGCGGGCTACCCGGGGGCGGGCAGCACCCTCGGGGCCGCGATGACGTTTGGCTTCATCGCCGCGAGACATGCCGTGGGCGCACGCGCCCACCAGGGAGGTGACACGTGA
- a CDS encoding SDR family NAD(P)-dependent oxidoreductase, giving the protein MRRFEGRSILITGAGSGLGRAAAMRLASEGGRVSCVDVNEAGAAETASAIRDQGGEAVAVWCDVSDPDAVNRAVEGILRRCGALHVLANVAGIGGFRRTAEVTLEEWSRVLAVNLTGTFLMCQRALPALLETRGVIINTASVAGLKSHPYCAAYCASKGGVVMLTKALAVEYARKGVRINCLCPGGVETPLLARFQPPEGVHPAAFARIAPLERYGQPEEVAGTLAFLASDDASYINGATVAVDGGMSA; this is encoded by the coding sequence ATGAGGCGCTTCGAGGGGCGGTCCATTCTGATAACAGGGGCCGGTTCGGGGCTCGGGCGCGCGGCGGCGATGCGCCTGGCCTCCGAGGGCGGACGGGTCTCCTGTGTCGACGTGAACGAAGCAGGCGCCGCCGAGACGGCCTCCGCGATTCGAGACCAGGGCGGTGAGGCCGTCGCCGTCTGGTGTGATGTCTCGGACCCCGACGCCGTCAACCGGGCGGTGGAGGGAATCCTGCGCCGCTGCGGCGCGCTGCACGTGCTGGCCAACGTCGCGGGAATCGGTGGGTTCCGGCGCACGGCGGAGGTGACACTGGAGGAGTGGAGCCGGGTCCTCGCCGTCAACCTCACCGGCACCTTCCTCATGTGTCAGCGGGCGCTCCCCGCCTTGCTGGAGACGCGTGGGGTCATCATCAACACGGCCTCGGTGGCGGGGCTCAAGTCGCATCCCTACTGCGCGGCCTACTGCGCCTCGAAGGGTGGGGTGGTGATGCTCACCAAGGCCCTCGCGGTGGAGTACGCGCGCAAGGGCGTGCGCATCAACTGCCTGTGTCCGGGCGGTGTCGAGACGCCGCTCCTGGCCCGTTTTCAACCTCCCGAGGGAGTCCACCCCGCGGCCTTCGCGCGCATCGCTCCGCTGGAGCGCTACGGGCAGCCCGAAGAGGTCGCGGGCACGCTGGCCTTCCTGGCGTCGGATGACGCCTCGTACATCAACGGGGCGACGGTGGCGGTTGACGGCGGCATGAGCGCATAG
- a CDS encoding crotonase/enoyl-CoA hydratase family protein codes for MSDSPHLVVQREGHVVTLILNRPEVCNALGVQMLVRLADAWTRINEDPDIRVAILTGAGGNFCSGSDLKAMASGYGDDEWTRRIHAEKDLHWKALLRGFRVVKPLIAAVEGVAVAGGTELLQGTDIRIAGESAKLGLTEARWGLFPLGGSTVRLRRQIPYTQAMELLLTGATLPAREALRMGLIGRVVPDGQALLEARRVAERIAENGPLAVQAIKRSVQETEGLPEEEALRRELEIGWPILSTEDAKEGPRAFVEKRKPSFKGR; via the coding sequence ATGTCAGATAGCCCGCACCTCGTCGTGCAGCGCGAAGGTCATGTCGTCACCCTCATCCTGAACCGGCCGGAGGTCTGCAACGCATTGGGGGTGCAGATGTTGGTGCGCCTGGCGGATGCATGGACACGCATCAACGAGGACCCGGACATCCGCGTGGCCATCCTCACGGGCGCAGGGGGGAACTTCTGCTCCGGCTCGGACCTCAAGGCCATGGCGAGCGGCTATGGCGATGATGAATGGACGCGGCGGATCCATGCGGAGAAGGACCTGCACTGGAAGGCGCTCCTCCGAGGATTCCGAGTGGTGAAGCCGCTCATCGCCGCCGTGGAGGGCGTGGCGGTGGCGGGAGGAACGGAGCTCCTCCAGGGGACGGACATCCGCATCGCGGGCGAGTCCGCGAAGCTGGGGCTCACCGAGGCCCGCTGGGGGCTCTTCCCGTTGGGGGGCTCCACGGTGCGGCTGCGTCGGCAGATTCCCTATACCCAGGCGATGGAGCTGCTCCTGACGGGGGCCACGCTCCCCGCGCGCGAGGCGCTTCGGATGGGGCTCATCGGCCGCGTCGTCCCGGATGGACAGGCGCTCCTGGAGGCGCGGCGCGTGGCGGAGCGCATCGCGGAGAACGGGCCCCTCGCGGTGCAGGCCATCAAGCGCTCCGTGCAGGAGACCGAGGGGCTCCCCGAGGAGGAGGCCCTCCGCAGGGAGCTGGAGATCGGGTGGCCCATCCTCTCCACCGAGGACGCGAAGGAAGGACCTCGCGCCTTCGTGGAGAAGCGCAAACCATCGTTCAAGGGACGCTAG
- a CDS encoding cytochrome P450, which produces MRREAPVYFHQEPDGGTGFWAITRHEDIITISRDPATYSSYRGGTSIEDYSQEDLSLIRFMMLNMDPPQHVKYRRLVSSGFTPVAITYLEPRIRAVTKEILDKVVHEREFDFVTSIAAELPLQVIAELVGIPREERHQLFAWSNRLIDYDDSGRARSFDDAKMAAMEMWQYANQLAARNQGREGKDLVSVLMNAEVDGEKLNEAEFDAFFLLLIVAGNETTRNLISGGMLALMEHPEELARLRANPALLPTAVEEMLRWVSPVVCFRRTVTRDTVLRGQQLREGDKVVLFYPSANRDESVFENPGRFDISRFPNEHIAFGIGQHYCLGTSLARLEIRVMFEELLKRLDGLELAGPVERRRSKLVNAIRAMPVRRPPSSRPREGARENQEGTACEPSMRG; this is translated from the coding sequence TTGCGCCGGGAGGCCCCCGTCTACTTCCACCAGGAGCCCGACGGCGGCACCGGGTTCTGGGCCATCACGCGCCACGAAGACATCATCACCATCTCGAGAGACCCGGCGACCTACTCCTCGTACCGAGGGGGGACCTCCATCGAGGACTACTCGCAGGAGGACCTCTCCCTCATCCGGTTCATGATGCTGAACATGGACCCGCCCCAGCACGTGAAGTACCGCCGGCTGGTCAGCTCGGGCTTCACGCCCGTGGCCATCACCTACCTGGAACCCCGTATCCGGGCGGTCACGAAAGAGATTCTCGACAAGGTGGTCCACGAGCGGGAGTTCGACTTCGTGACCTCCATCGCCGCGGAACTGCCGCTTCAAGTGATTGCCGAGCTCGTGGGAATCCCTCGCGAGGAGCGGCACCAGCTCTTCGCCTGGTCCAACCGGCTCATCGACTATGACGACTCGGGGCGGGCCCGCTCGTTCGACGACGCCAAGATGGCCGCCATGGAGATGTGGCAGTACGCCAATCAGCTGGCGGCGCGGAACCAGGGACGCGAGGGGAAGGACCTGGTCTCCGTCCTGATGAACGCGGAGGTGGATGGAGAGAAGCTCAACGAGGCCGAGTTCGACGCCTTCTTCCTCCTGCTCATCGTGGCGGGGAACGAGACGACGCGGAACCTCATCTCCGGGGGCATGCTGGCGCTGATGGAGCACCCGGAGGAGCTCGCGAGGCTGCGCGCGAATCCGGCGCTGCTGCCCACCGCCGTGGAGGAGATGCTCCGGTGGGTCTCTCCCGTGGTGTGCTTCCGGCGCACCGTGACTCGCGACACCGTGCTGCGCGGGCAGCAGCTTCGCGAGGGCGACAAGGTGGTGCTGTTCTACCCTTCCGCCAACCGGGACGAGAGCGTCTTCGAGAACCCCGGCCGCTTCGACATCTCCCGCTTCCCGAACGAGCACATCGCCTTCGGCATCGGCCAGCACTACTGCCTGGGCACGAGCCTGGCGCGGCTGGAGATTCGCGTGATGTTCGAGGAGTTGCTGAAGCGCCTCGACGGGCTGGAGCTCGCGGGCCCCGTGGAGCGCCGACGCTCCAAGCTGGTCAATGCCATCCGAGCCATGCCGGTGCGGCGGCCTCCCAGCAGTCGGCCTCGGGAGGGGGCTCGAGAGAATCAGGAGGGCACCGCGTGCGAGCCATCGATGCGTGGGTGA
- a CDS encoding amidohydrolase family protein, whose protein sequence is MRAIDAWVSVNMGSGQRPDFLVRVAEDYFKRAEHIFRDISQAELLDLMERSGVQKAILTVDAVAPQREVLAFAEARPDRFALSAYVDPRRGMTALRELEQLARNSPLVLARAVPFMIGLPADDRAYYPLYTRCIDLGLPISVNTGIPGPPMPGRCQDPMNLDEVCYFFPELKLIMAHGADPWWAVAIRLMIKYPNLYLMTSAFAPAYLPAELIHFMNTRGRDKVLYASNHPVLPMERCLREAQELDLREGVLDRYLYGNAHHLFFEGRS, encoded by the coding sequence GTGCGAGCCATCGATGCGTGGGTGAGCGTGAACATGGGCTCGGGGCAGCGCCCGGACTTCCTCGTGCGCGTCGCCGAGGACTACTTCAAGCGCGCCGAGCACATCTTCCGCGACATCTCCCAGGCGGAGCTGCTCGATCTGATGGAGCGCTCGGGCGTCCAGAAGGCCATCCTGACGGTTGACGCGGTGGCGCCCCAGAGAGAGGTGCTCGCGTTCGCGGAGGCGCGGCCTGACCGCTTCGCCCTCTCCGCGTATGTGGATCCTCGACGGGGGATGACCGCGCTGCGGGAGCTGGAGCAGCTGGCTCGGAACAGCCCGCTCGTGCTGGCGCGCGCGGTGCCGTTCATGATTGGCCTGCCGGCGGATGATCGCGCCTACTACCCGCTCTACACGCGCTGCATCGACCTGGGGTTGCCCATCTCCGTCAACACGGGCATCCCCGGCCCACCGATGCCGGGCCGATGCCAGGACCCCATGAACCTGGACGAGGTCTGTTACTTCTTCCCCGAGCTCAAGCTCATCATGGCGCACGGGGCGGACCCGTGGTGGGCGGTCGCCATCCGCCTGATGATCAAGTACCCGAACCTGTACTTGATGACCTCCGCGTTCGCGCCGGCGTACCTGCCCGCGGAGCTCATCCACTTCATGAACACGCGGGGGCGGGACAAGGTCCTGTACGCGAGCAACCACCCGGTGCTCCCGATGGAGCGGTGCCTGCGAGAAGCGCAGGAGCTGGACCTGCGTGAGGGGGTGCTCGACCGCTACCTGTATGGGAACGCGCACCACCTCTTCTTCGAGGGCCGGTCATGA
- a CDS encoding acyl-CoA dehydrogenase family protein, with the protein MSSADSDERFRESVRCWLEESCPPSMRTPMGGEEDEVWGGSRGGFASPDQRLWLERMASRGFTAPTWPVEYGGAGLAPARAGILEEELRRLGCRPPLHSLGLWMLGPVLLRFGSEEQKRRHLPPIARGAVRWCQGYSEPEAGSDLAGVKTRAVLEGDHYVVSGQKLWTSHAAVSDGMFCLVRTGADSSRHEGLGFLLVDLSSPGVDVRPIRLISGESPFCETFFDDVRVPVENLVGQPGQGWKIAMSLLEFERAWISRLGDADFAREEPLEVLARRYLGEECGRLSDAVLRDRIAQLDMDRLCNASAVRHAVEALEAGRGLGPESSALKLQAMELRQRWRELKVELAGFQGLGWEGPGFSAEELRLTRDWLRSRANSIEGGTSEIHLNIIAKRVLGLPD; encoded by the coding sequence ATGAGCAGCGCGGACTCGGACGAGCGCTTCCGCGAGTCCGTGCGCTGCTGGCTGGAGGAGAGCTGTCCGCCTTCGATGCGGACTCCGATGGGCGGCGAGGAGGACGAGGTCTGGGGTGGGTCGCGGGGGGGGTTCGCGAGTCCGGACCAGCGGCTGTGGTTGGAGCGGATGGCCTCGCGGGGATTCACCGCGCCGACCTGGCCCGTGGAGTATGGCGGCGCGGGACTGGCTCCGGCACGGGCGGGGATTCTGGAGGAGGAGCTGCGGCGCCTGGGCTGCCGCCCTCCCCTGCACAGCTTGGGGCTGTGGATGCTGGGCCCCGTGCTTCTGCGGTTTGGCAGCGAGGAGCAGAAGCGTCGGCATCTTCCTCCGATTGCTCGGGGAGCGGTGCGCTGGTGTCAGGGGTACAGCGAACCCGAGGCGGGCTCTGACCTGGCGGGCGTGAAGACTCGCGCCGTGCTCGAGGGAGACCACTACGTGGTCTCGGGTCAGAAGCTCTGGACGTCGCACGCGGCGGTGTCGGATGGGATGTTCTGTCTGGTGCGCACGGGTGCGGACTCGTCGCGGCATGAAGGGCTTGGGTTCCTGCTGGTGGACCTGTCCAGTCCCGGCGTGGACGTGCGGCCCATCCGGCTCATCAGCGGTGAGTCCCCGTTCTGCGAGACCTTCTTCGACGACGTCCGAGTCCCCGTGGAGAACCTGGTGGGCCAGCCGGGTCAGGGCTGGAAGATCGCCATGAGCCTGCTCGAGTTCGAGCGTGCGTGGATATCGCGGCTCGGTGATGCGGACTTCGCGCGGGAGGAGCCATTGGAGGTGCTGGCTCGACGGTATCTCGGCGAGGAATGTGGGCGGTTGAGTGACGCGGTCCTGCGGGACCGGATTGCCCAGCTGGACATGGACCGCCTCTGCAACGCGAGTGCGGTCCGTCATGCCGTGGAGGCCCTGGAGGCAGGCCGAGGACTGGGGCCCGAGAGCTCCGCGCTCAAGCTCCAGGCGATGGAGCTCCGGCAACGGTGGCGGGAGTTGAAGGTCGAGCTCGCGGGCTTCCAGGGCTTGGGCTGGGAGGGGCCGGGGTTCTCAGCCGAGGAGCTCCGACTCACTCGCGACTGGCTGCGGTCGCGGGCCAACTCCATCGAGGGCGGGACGAGCGAAATCCATCTCAACATCATCGCCAAGCGTGTGCTTGGCCTTCCGGACTGA
- a CDS encoding acyl-CoA dehydrogenase family protein, translating to MGLLETTEQESLRETARRFVHERMPLSHVRQLRDSGAPDGLSRETWRELAGLGLAGIMIPVSHGGMGLGWTELGLVLEECGRTLAPTPMMSTVVLGSTALTLGGTASQLGDWLRPIASGEKLLALAHDEGTRHAPYGVGTRASLGSDGYRIQGEKALVLDGHLADALIVVARTSGSSGEREGLTLFLVPAQSHGLHVTRTLLVDSRNAARVRLDEVLARPEDILGTLDRGAEVLDPLLDRARVALSAEMLGGLVEAFESTLTQLKSRKQFGVAIGSFQALKHRVARLHCEVSLTRAIITEALHAIDEDRSNVPLLASAAKARASDTFLHVANEAIQLHGGMGVTDACDIGLFLKRARVAAMTFGDGHFHRDHFARLRGY from the coding sequence ATGGGCCTCCTCGAGACGACGGAGCAGGAGTCCCTCCGCGAGACAGCGCGGCGATTCGTGCACGAGCGGATGCCTCTGTCCCACGTGAGGCAGCTCCGTGACAGCGGGGCTCCGGATGGGTTGTCGCGCGAGACCTGGCGAGAGCTGGCTGGCCTGGGACTGGCGGGCATCATGATTCCCGTGAGTCATGGAGGCATGGGGCTCGGATGGACGGAGCTGGGACTCGTGCTGGAGGAATGCGGACGCACCCTGGCGCCAACCCCGATGATGTCCACGGTGGTCCTCGGGAGCACGGCGCTCACACTGGGCGGTACAGCGTCGCAGCTGGGAGACTGGCTGCGCCCTATCGCCTCGGGGGAGAAGCTCCTGGCCCTGGCGCACGATGAAGGCACCCGGCATGCCCCGTATGGCGTCGGAACTCGGGCCAGCCTGGGCTCGGACGGGTATCGGATCCAGGGTGAGAAGGCACTGGTGCTGGACGGGCATCTGGCGGATGCCCTCATCGTGGTGGCGCGAACCTCGGGCTCCTCTGGAGAGAGGGAGGGGCTGACACTCTTCCTCGTCCCAGCACAATCCCATGGGCTTCATGTGACACGCACCTTGCTCGTGGACAGCCGGAATGCGGCACGAGTCCGCCTCGACGAAGTGCTCGCGAGGCCCGAAGACATCCTAGGCACGCTGGACCGAGGCGCGGAGGTGCTGGACCCGCTGCTCGACCGGGCCCGGGTGGCGCTGAGCGCGGAGATGCTGGGGGGCCTCGTGGAGGCTTTCGAGAGCACCCTCACCCAGCTCAAGTCACGCAAGCAGTTCGGTGTGGCCATCGGCTCGTTTCAAGCACTGAAGCACCGGGTCGCGCGGCTGCACTGTGAGGTGTCGCTCACGCGGGCCATCATCACCGAGGCACTGCACGCCATCGATGAAGACAGGTCAAACGTGCCGCTGCTGGCGAGTGCCGCCAAGGCCAGGGCCTCGGACACCTTCCTCCACGTGGCCAACGAGGCCATCCAACTGCATGGCGGAATGGGTGTCACCGACGCCTGCGACATCGGCCTCTTCCTGAAGCGGGCACGCGTCGCGGCGATGACCTTCGGCGATGGACACTTCCACCGCGACCACTTCGCCCGGCTTCGTGGCTACTGA
- a CDS encoding immunity protein Imm33 domain-containing protein: MTLNEAQQSLCQRAGAEFSPLPAGTRVAVARNLRSGDMPIYGVRYVTQPGGVGWFFWAGEGELSTDVDFFQALHVEHLEEWCPLVLPYLALPPGWRFLTDGEVDDVWFDQATLDRPIS; this comes from the coding sequence ATGACGCTGAATGAAGCACAGCAGAGTCTCTGTCAACGAGCCGGCGCGGAGTTCTCGCCCCTCCCAGCCGGCACGCGAGTGGCGGTCGCGCGAAACCTGAGGTCCGGGGACATGCCGATCTACGGCGTGCGATACGTCACCCAACCCGGAGGCGTCGGCTGGTTCTTCTGGGCGGGAGAGGGGGAGCTCAGTACTGACGTGGACTTCTTCCAGGCTCTGCACGTCGAGCACCTGGAGGAGTGGTGCCCCCTCGTGTTGCCCTACCTGGCCCTTCCACCCGGGTGGCGCTTCCTGACCGATGGCGAGGTGGATGACGTGTGGTTCGACCAGGCCACCCTCGACCGCCCCATCTCCTGA